In one window of Poriferisphaera corsica DNA:
- a CDS encoding thioredoxin family protein, with product MSDRTEEQRMKKQGRLGWLLLLLACIGVIFAVQTRQYYLKNNEKIPWVLNYEQGLKQARNSNIPAMIEFTSPSCPACVAMKINVFSDQKTADTITRNVIPIRLDITELDVQQANQLATMYEIWATPTYLILNNKGHVVARQEGAMDKQQFAEWVTLSAQNAAPKQPIP from the coding sequence ATGAGTGATCGTACCGAAGAACAGCGAATGAAAAAACAAGGGCGGCTCGGATGGCTGCTCCTGCTTCTCGCCTGCATTGGTGTCATTTTCGCCGTCCAAACACGTCAATATTACCTCAAAAACAACGAAAAAATCCCCTGGGTTCTCAACTACGAACAAGGCCTCAAGCAAGCCCGCAATTCCAACATCCCCGCCATGATCGAGTTCACGTCCCCCTCTTGCCCCGCATGTGTTGCCATGAAAATCAACGTCTTTTCTGATCAGAAAACCGCCGACACGATCACACGCAACGTCATCCCTATCCGCTTGGACATCACCGAACTAGACGTCCAGCAAGCCAATCAGCTCGCTACCATGTACGAAATTTGGGCCACCCCCACCTACCTCATCCTCAACAACAAGGGCCACGTCGTCGCCCGCCAAGAAGGCGCCATGGATAAGCAGCAATTCGCCGAATGGGTCACATTATCGGCCCAAAACGCCGCCCCCAAACAACCCATCCCATAA
- a CDS encoding glycoside hydrolase family 18 protein, producing MNTRENTNIRNTTLAACIALLISCLSIGCQSFTPPLNDTQQQTVHPNLNNPNKYVMAYFPEWGGIYGDYTVADIPAQNLTHIFYAFAKLHADGSVTVDSKEKALDHIYPVDKGTPGVRGHLNQLIELKKQYPHLKTLISIGGWELSMHFSSLATTEQGRQTLAQNAVEFMRKYQFDGIDIDWEFPVSGSKYKDKQRPEDKQNFTLLMQDIRDEMDRFQSQDQKQYLLTAAVTVGVFRQKHLELEKLANIFDFVNVMVYDMHGRWVKDQTGHLSALYPSSAAGGINQNINGDNGIQGYLTRGFKPEQVMMGAPLYAAGWRGVSHKDNGISQPAKSLAFGVTEHKGYWEWRSIVKLLLEDRSHEFQLKLDPEAKAAYVWAPTVDGGTWITCPSRESFQAKIDYVNQHNLGGMFFWDVSNDLNDQSHPQALINFTADQLLRNKQP from the coding sequence ATGAATACACGCGAAAACACCAACATTCGTAACACAACGCTGGCAGCTTGCATTGCACTCTTAATTTCTTGCCTATCAATTGGCTGCCAATCCTTCACACCGCCACTTAACGACACGCAACAGCAAACCGTTCACCCAAACCTCAATAACCCCAACAAATACGTCATGGCATACTTCCCCGAATGGGGCGGTATCTACGGCGACTACACCGTTGCCGACATCCCCGCACAAAACCTCACCCATATCTTCTACGCCTTCGCGAAACTTCACGCCGATGGCTCCGTCACCGTAGACTCCAAAGAAAAAGCCCTCGACCACATTTACCCTGTTGATAAAGGTACGCCAGGCGTTAGGGGCCACCTCAATCAACTCATCGAACTTAAAAAACAATACCCACACCTCAAAACCCTCATCTCCATCGGCGGCTGGGAACTCTCCATGCACTTCTCCTCACTCGCCACCACCGAACAAGGCCGGCAAACCCTCGCACAAAACGCCGTCGAATTTATGCGTAAATATCAATTTGATGGCATCGACATCGACTGGGAATTCCCCGTCTCAGGCAGCAAATACAAAGACAAACAACGCCCCGAAGACAAACAAAACTTCACACTGCTCATGCAAGACATCCGCGACGAAATGGATCGCTTCCAGTCACAAGACCAAAAACAATACCTGCTCACTGCTGCTGTAACTGTAGGCGTTTTCCGTCAGAAACATCTTGAGCTCGAAAAACTCGCCAACATCTTCGACTTCGTCAACGTCATGGTCTACGACATGCACGGCCGCTGGGTCAAAGACCAAACCGGCCATCTCTCAGCTCTCTACCCAAGTAGCGCCGCCGGCGGTATCAACCAAAACATCAATGGCGACAACGGCATTCAAGGTTACCTAACCCGTGGCTTCAAGCCCGAACAAGTCATGATGGGCGCACCACTCTACGCCGCAGGTTGGCGTGGCGTCTCCCACAAAGACAACGGCATCTCACAACCCGCAAAATCCCTCGCCTTCGGCGTCACCGAGCACAAAGGCTATTGGGAATGGCGATCTATCGTCAAACTTCTCCTCGAAGATCGCTCCCATGAGTTCCAACTCAAACTCGATCCCGAAGCCAAAGCCGCCTACGTCTGGGCCCCAACCGTCGATGGCGGCACCTGGATAACATGCCCCAGCCGTGAATCCTTCCAAGCCAAAATCGACTACGTCAACCAACACAACCTCGGCGGCATGTTCTTCTGGGACGTCTCAAACGACCTCAACGACCAATCCCACCCACAAGCCCTCATCAACTTCACAGCCGACCAACTCCTCCGCAACAAACAACCATAA
- a CDS encoding polyprenyl synthetase family protein produces MRLVEGAIFMLVLAQQDSLIIEQLGEDLADVEARFAEELRSDLECVNDLAAHIERYRGKMLRPTLVLVSALACPKEDGEAASTSDAHRIIATVAEMVHMATLVHDDILDDAEIRRRGKTINNLTTNETAVMLGDYLISHAYHLCSSLPDAELARMIAFATNTVCEGELYQLHNRGNFALSESAYFEIIRRKTASLCGMCCKLAGYINGVDEAVCETLYGYGEKLGIAFQIVDDVLDLTGDEQTVGKSLGRDLEKSKLTLPLIHYRETSSAEDAAKMVEVLKRLSNPELDVAEREKHVGQIAIDLREHASVEYARDVASKLIEEAKESIIACLPKSAAQELMLSMADAVLSRDF; encoded by the coding sequence ATGCGGCTTGTAGAAGGTGCTATTTTCATGCTGGTGTTGGCACAACAGGACAGTTTGATCATTGAGCAGTTAGGCGAAGATCTCGCTGATGTTGAGGCGAGGTTTGCAGAGGAATTGCGTTCTGATCTGGAATGCGTGAATGATCTTGCTGCGCATATCGAACGGTACCGTGGAAAAATGCTGCGGCCTACGCTGGTGCTAGTCTCCGCGTTGGCTTGCCCTAAGGAAGATGGGGAGGCTGCATCGACGAGCGATGCGCACCGTATTATTGCGACGGTTGCTGAGATGGTGCATATGGCAACACTGGTGCATGATGACATCTTGGATGATGCTGAGATTCGGCGGCGAGGTAAGACGATTAACAATCTGACGACGAATGAGACCGCGGTCATGCTGGGGGATTATCTGATCTCACATGCTTACCATCTGTGTTCATCGTTGCCAGATGCTGAGTTGGCGCGGATGATTGCATTTGCGACGAATACGGTTTGTGAGGGGGAGCTTTATCAGCTTCATAACCGTGGCAATTTTGCGCTTAGTGAATCCGCATATTTTGAAATAATCCGAAGAAAAACAGCTTCTTTGTGCGGTATGTGCTGCAAATTGGCAGGGTATATTAATGGGGTCGATGAGGCGGTTTGTGAAACGTTGTATGGGTACGGGGAGAAGCTTGGGATTGCTTTCCAGATTGTGGATGATGTGCTTGATCTGACGGGCGATGAGCAGACGGTTGGTAAGTCGCTTGGGCGAGATCTTGAGAAGTCGAAATTAACTTTGCCTTTGATTCATTATCGGGAAACGAGTTCGGCTGAGGACGCGGCGAAGATGGTGGAAGTGTTGAAGCGGTTGTCAAACCCGGAGCTGGATGTTGCGGAGAGAGAGAAGCATGTTGGGCAGATCGCGATCGATCTGCGTGAGCATGCATCGGTTGAATATGCACGTGATGTGGCTTCGAAATTGATTGAGGAAGCGAAAGAGAGCATCATAGCTTGCCTGCCAAAGTCTGCAGCACAAGAATTAATGTTGAGCATGGCGGATGCGGTGTTGTCGCGTGATTTTTAG
- a CDS encoding bifunctional nuclease family protein, with amino-acid sequence MLIQVELTRILIQETDDTHIVELREKDGERVMPITIGYYEAAAIERRLLGNLPPRPLTHELLANAIAQLGGKIDRIIISDLQEHTFFAQIVLSGREKEIVLDARPSDAIALGSATNVPLFIEDHILDQITKPF; translated from the coding sequence ATGCTTATACAGGTTGAATTAACACGAATTCTGATTCAGGAAACCGACGACACGCACATTGTCGAATTGCGTGAAAAAGATGGGGAGCGAGTCATGCCCATCACGATCGGTTATTACGAAGCAGCTGCGATAGAACGGCGATTATTGGGCAACCTACCACCACGTCCTTTGACACATGAGCTTTTAGCCAACGCGATTGCTCAATTGGGGGGTAAGATTGACAGAATTATCATATCGGATTTGCAAGAGCATACATTCTTCGCTCAGATCGTTTTGAGTGGTCGTGAAAAAGAAATTGTGCTCGACGCTCGACCTTCAGATGCCATTGCACTGGGTTCGGCCACAAATGTTCCACTTTTTATTGAAGATCATATTCTCGATCAAATAACAAAACCTTTTTGA
- a CDS encoding DUF6159 family protein has product MFLDTLSRSWEYAKCSYRVIWDHKQLTIFPIISGIATILVSASFLGPLFLTGTAQSWLELMDSSNTAQATPATHIAIWTTTFLFYFCNYFVIVFFNTALTACAMQVVSGEPPSISHGFGIASKRLPQIFGWALLSAVIGVILKAIENSNEKVGAFISSILGMAWTAITYFVVPTLVIEGSGPITSVKRSLSILKDNWGTALVGNFSMGWVGLLLMIPGILIGGIILFLGAGAASSGLLIGLGIAIIVLTVLIVSIWSSAADVVFKAILYNYATGKSVPQNLNPQMFQDAFRSRN; this is encoded by the coding sequence ATGTTCTTAGACACACTCTCTCGAAGCTGGGAATACGCAAAGTGCTCCTACCGCGTCATCTGGGATCACAAACAACTCACAATCTTCCCCATCATCTCCGGCATCGCCACCATACTCGTCTCCGCTAGCTTCCTCGGCCCACTCTTCCTCACCGGCACCGCGCAATCTTGGCTAGAACTCATGGACTCCTCAAACACAGCACAAGCCACACCCGCAACACACATCGCCATCTGGACCACCACCTTCCTCTTCTACTTCTGCAACTACTTCGTCATCGTCTTCTTCAACACCGCCCTCACCGCCTGCGCCATGCAGGTCGTTTCAGGCGAACCCCCATCCATCTCACACGGCTTCGGCATCGCCTCCAAACGCCTACCCCAAATCTTCGGCTGGGCACTCCTTTCCGCCGTCATCGGCGTCATCCTCAAAGCCATCGAAAACTCAAACGAAAAAGTCGGCGCCTTCATCAGTTCAATCCTCGGCATGGCATGGACCGCAATCACCTACTTCGTCGTCCCCACACTCGTCATCGAGGGCTCCGGCCCCATCACCAGCGTCAAACGCTCTCTCTCCATACTCAAAGACAACTGGGGCACTGCCCTCGTCGGCAACTTCTCCATGGGCTGGGTCGGCCTCCTTCTCATGATCCCCGGCATCCTAATCGGTGGCATCATCCTTTTCCTCGGCGCAGGCGCCGCATCCTCCGGCCTACTCATCGGACTCGGCATCGCCATCATCGTCCTCACCGTCCTCATCGTCTCCATCTGGAGTTCCGCAGCCGACGTCGTATTTAAAGCAATTTTGTACAATTACGCGACAGGCAAATCTGTCCCTCAAAACCTCAACCCACAGATGTTCCAAGACGCCTTCAGATCACGTAATTAA
- a CDS encoding serine/threonine protein kinase, whose amino-acid sequence MTDQSSQSQTGADTLLGRLVVERGLATDQEVDICVKRQKEALEDSDPNQSSLAQLLIREGHVTKKQIERLMPEIEEQKVSRQIPGYQILGKLGAGAMATVYKARQISLDRLVAIKVLPKKYTRNQDFINRFYAEGRAAAKLNHPNIVGALDVGRAGDTHYFVMEYVKGKSVFEEMNDNGIYSEKNALNIGIQIAKALHHAHQAGFIHRDVKPKNIMITTDSVAKLADMGLARAIEDRDAAEAESGKAFGTPYYISPEQIRGEVDVDFRADLYGLGATMYHMVTGSVPFDGPNPSAVMHKHLKQELVPPDHITKELTTGICEIIEVCMAKDRDKRYGSASELVEDLEAVLLGDAPIHARNKFDISSWAALDNSEATTRDELANIEHRSEKPLAERPLFWIALAGWIFVFILIVILVVMAPR is encoded by the coding sequence ATGACGGATCAGTCTTCACAATCACAGACCGGAGCAGACACACTTCTGGGGCGACTCGTTGTCGAACGAGGCCTCGCTACCGATCAAGAAGTCGATATCTGTGTCAAACGCCAAAAAGAAGCACTCGAAGACTCCGACCCAAATCAGAGTTCCCTTGCCCAGCTTCTCATCAGAGAAGGCCACGTCACAAAAAAACAAATCGAACGCCTCATGCCCGAAATCGAGGAACAAAAGGTCAGCCGCCAAATCCCCGGCTACCAGATCCTCGGAAAACTCGGCGCAGGCGCCATGGCCACCGTCTACAAAGCCCGTCAAATCTCTCTCGACCGCCTCGTTGCCATTAAAGTCCTGCCCAAAAAATACACACGCAATCAGGACTTCATCAACCGCTTCTACGCCGAAGGCCGCGCCGCCGCGAAACTCAATCACCCCAACATTGTCGGCGCACTCGACGTCGGCCGCGCCGGTGACACCCACTACTTCGTCATGGAATACGTCAAAGGCAAAAGCGTATTCGAGGAAATGAACGACAACGGCATCTACTCCGAAAAAAATGCCCTCAACATCGGCATCCAGATCGCCAAAGCACTCCACCACGCACACCAAGCCGGCTTCATCCACCGCGATGTCAAACCGAAAAATATCATGATCACTACTGATAGTGTCGCAAAGCTCGCCGATATGGGCCTCGCCCGCGCGATCGAAGACCGCGACGCAGCCGAAGCCGAATCCGGCAAAGCCTTCGGCACACCCTACTACATCTCACCCGAACAAATCCGTGGCGAAGTTGACGTCGACTTCCGCGCTGACCTTTACGGGCTCGGCGCAACCATGTACCACATGGTCACTGGCTCCGTACCTTTCGACGGGCCAAACCCCTCTGCCGTCATGCACAAACACCTCAAACAAGAACTCGTCCCGCCAGACCACATCACCAAAGAACTCACCACCGGCATCTGCGAAATCATCGAAGTATGCATGGCCAAAGACCGTGACAAACGCTACGGCTCCGCCTCCGAACTCGTCGAAGACCTTGAAGCAGTTCTTTTGGGCGACGCACCCATTCACGCTAGAAATAAATTCGACATCTCCTCTTGGGCCGCACTCGACAACAGCGAAGCCACAACACGCGACGAACTCGCCAACATCGAACACCGATCCGAAAAACCCCTCGCCGAACGCCCGCTCTTCTGGATTGCACTCGCTGGCTGGATCTTCGTTTTCATCCTCATCGTCATTCTCGTCGTCATGGCACCCCGCTAA
- a CDS encoding response regulator — protein MSIQRPKVLVFKGRVTGNMNVAGLLSDHFEVEIVTTMEDALEAMRTETFHAVYADTGDFLPLERALVGEKASMVLNTIGEGVLIVDSDGRCSWSNTKMQGFAPEVAEHAKRICTQALHIFSSLIARSSSKQTPRSKKFTFQVLDRYYEMITSPVVDDTGKVRQVVAVVWDATSGRRLQSKIDAIDSAGRELTRIESDVVAKATPSDRLKILQEKIIKYSKDLMHFDHFSIRLLDKRTNKLEVVISEGLPHEALEIDLYAQPEGNGISGYVGATGRSYICHDTEKDSRYVIGLAHCKSSLTVPLTMFDDVVGVYNIESSQVGAFTEEDRQFAEIFGRNVALALNILDLLVVERYTTSGQITDSVAQEMSQPINDIVTEAQTLMEEYIGDDSMRARLNRILENVISLRDSVRAVTAGPKAVLGTEKVAESIDDPALKSKKILIADDEPNIRQTISDVLKKHGCNVTSCKDGYEACSQLEQHQDFDLVISDIKMPYRNGYEIFAAAQRTQEGLPVLLMTGFGYDPHHSIVRASQEGLSSVLFKPFKVDQLIEEVRKALGIVEPELPPADEMIEADEQKGRATSD, from the coding sequence ATGAGTATCCAGCGACCGAAAGTATTGGTTTTCAAAGGACGTGTCACCGGCAACATGAATGTTGCGGGTCTTCTTTCTGATCATTTCGAAGTCGAAATTGTGACGACGATGGAGGATGCGTTAGAAGCGATGAGGACGGAGACGTTCCACGCGGTTTATGCTGATACTGGGGATTTCTTGCCGCTGGAACGAGCGTTGGTCGGTGAGAAGGCATCTATGGTGCTGAACACGATTGGCGAAGGGGTGCTGATTGTTGATTCGGACGGGCGGTGTTCATGGTCAAATACGAAGATGCAGGGCTTTGCTCCCGAGGTTGCGGAGCACGCGAAGCGGATCTGTACGCAGGCACTTCACATTTTCTCATCGTTGATTGCTAGAAGTTCTTCGAAGCAGACACCAAGATCTAAGAAGTTTACGTTCCAAGTTTTGGATCGATACTATGAGATGATTACCTCGCCAGTGGTTGATGATACGGGCAAGGTAAGGCAGGTTGTCGCGGTGGTTTGGGATGCAACATCGGGTCGGCGTTTACAGTCGAAAATTGATGCGATTGACTCGGCGGGTCGTGAGCTTACAAGAATTGAGTCGGATGTTGTGGCGAAGGCAACGCCTTCAGACCGGCTGAAGATACTGCAAGAAAAGATCATCAAGTATTCGAAAGACTTGATGCATTTCGATCACTTCTCTATTCGACTATTAGACAAGCGTACGAATAAGTTGGAAGTGGTGATATCTGAGGGGTTGCCTCACGAAGCTTTAGAAATCGATTTGTATGCACAGCCTGAAGGGAATGGTATTTCAGGTTATGTCGGTGCGACAGGGCGTTCGTATATCTGTCATGATACTGAGAAGGATTCGCGTTATGTGATTGGGCTTGCGCATTGCAAGTCGTCATTAACGGTTCCGTTGACGATGTTTGATGATGTTGTTGGTGTGTACAATATTGAATCATCTCAGGTTGGCGCGTTTACAGAAGAAGACAGGCAATTTGCTGAGATCTTTGGTCGTAATGTGGCGCTTGCGCTTAATATTCTAGATTTGCTGGTGGTGGAGCGGTATACGACATCCGGACAGATTACGGATTCGGTTGCACAAGAGATGTCGCAACCGATCAACGATATTGTGACTGAAGCACAAACGCTGATGGAAGAATACATCGGTGACGATTCGATGCGTGCACGTTTGAATCGAATTTTGGAGAACGTGATTTCCTTGCGTGATTCAGTGCGTGCGGTGACAGCTGGGCCGAAGGCTGTATTGGGAACGGAGAAGGTCGCTGAGTCGATTGATGATCCGGCACTTAAGAGTAAGAAGATCCTTATTGCGGATGACGAGCCAAACATTCGACAGACGATTTCGGATGTGCTCAAGAAGCATGGCTGCAATGTGACGTCTTGTAAGGATGGTTATGAGGCGTGTTCACAGTTGGAGCAGCATCAAGATTTTGATCTTGTGATTTCGGATATCAAGATGCCATACCGTAATGGGTATGAGATTTTTGCTGCGGCCCAGCGAACGCAAGAGGGGTTGCCGGTCTTGCTGATGACGGGGTTTGGATATGACCCGCATCACTCGATTGTGAGAGCATCGCAAGAGGGATTATCCTCAGTGCTGTTTAAGCCTTTCAAGGTTGATCAGCTTATCGAAGAAGTACGTAAGGCATTGGGGATTGTCGAGCCGGAATTGCCACCTGCAGATGAGATGATCGAAGCGGATGAGCAAAAAGGTCGTGCGACTTCCGATTAA
- a CDS encoding transcription antitermination factor NusB has protein sequence MAGKQIQTQALQQLMPPFANPRIAVAASIARIVDRFPNLPPTPLDTTGLSHLDTALATAIHRTVLQRYITLEFIVSQYLKGKPFSALEAPVRAILLSGAAQLVFMTRLPAYAVVDESVKMTRTHVRAKAAGLVNAVLRRVAEVVEGYDPDEPWRPAADALPLEAGTLKLKQPLLPDPNDLVANLALATSHPRRLPRRWIEAYGAEEATMLCQHNILTPPTLVVTEAEFEADPESNDYDIHTTPNCLVWRSTHAELVAFLAQSHHRRVQDPAHTKAVRSTADLPIKSALDFCAGRGTKTRQLANLHPEAKIISTDVDDKRRRDLSQIPDEFPNVQVVEPEALPAEEFDLLLLDVPCSNSAVLARRPEARYRLNDQSLKELVSLQHEIITELFGHVRDGGYILYTTCSLESEENQQQTQYILDTTGGSLVRETAIFPAGTTPPTYHDGSYHALIQLP, from the coding sequence ATGGCCGGCAAGCAGATACAGACTCAGGCTCTGCAGCAGTTGATGCCACCATTTGCCAACCCACGAATTGCGGTTGCGGCTTCGATTGCGCGGATTGTTGATCGATTTCCTAATTTGCCGCCAACGCCTCTAGATACGACGGGTTTGTCTCATCTTGATACAGCTTTGGCGACAGCGATTCACCGAACGGTTCTGCAGCGATACATCACGCTGGAGTTTATTGTGTCGCAATATTTGAAAGGGAAGCCGTTTTCGGCTCTAGAAGCTCCTGTGAGGGCCATATTGCTTTCAGGGGCAGCTCAGTTGGTCTTCATGACCCGATTGCCAGCCTATGCGGTGGTGGATGAATCTGTGAAGATGACACGAACTCATGTGCGTGCGAAAGCAGCTGGGCTGGTGAATGCGGTGCTACGCCGTGTTGCAGAGGTTGTGGAAGGATATGATCCGGATGAGCCTTGGCGGCCTGCTGCAGACGCTCTGCCGCTTGAAGCGGGAACGCTGAAGTTGAAGCAGCCTCTGTTACCTGATCCGAATGATCTGGTGGCGAATCTAGCTCTGGCGACATCTCACCCCCGGAGGCTACCACGTCGCTGGATCGAGGCTTATGGGGCTGAGGAAGCGACGATGCTTTGCCAACACAATATTCTGACGCCACCCACGTTGGTTGTGACAGAGGCTGAGTTTGAAGCAGATCCGGAGTCGAATGATTATGACATCCACACGACGCCGAATTGTTTGGTCTGGCGATCGACACATGCGGAGTTAGTCGCTTTTTTAGCGCAGTCTCATCATCGACGGGTTCAAGATCCCGCACACACCAAAGCGGTTCGTTCGACAGCGGATTTGCCGATTAAGTCGGCATTGGATTTTTGTGCGGGCAGGGGGACTAAAACTAGGCAATTGGCAAACCTTCACCCCGAAGCAAAAATCATTTCGACAGATGTTGATGATAAACGCAGGCGAGATTTATCACAGATTCCGGATGAATTCCCAAATGTTCAGGTTGTTGAGCCAGAAGCATTACCTGCTGAGGAATTTGATTTACTTTTGCTGGATGTGCCATGTTCAAACTCGGCTGTTTTGGCAAGGCGGCCAGAGGCTCGATACCGGCTTAACGATCAGTCGCTTAAGGAACTTGTCTCACTTCAGCATGAGATTATCACGGAATTGTTCGGGCATGTACGAGATGGGGGATATATCTTGTATACGACCTGTTCATTAGAGTCAGAGGAAAATCAACAGCAAACACAGTACATCCTCGACACCACAGGTGGATCGTTAGTTCGTGAAACAGCCATTTTCCCGGCTGGGACGACACCGCCTACCTATCATGACGGTTCGTATCATGCATTAATTCAATTGCCGTGA
- a CDS encoding isocitrate lyase/PEP mutase family protein, translating into MDLQRQIYLAETFQSLHRANEMFVLPNAWNGGSAVVFEKQGFKAIGTTSAGIAYAMGYADGEQITIDDLCYVTKQMTSRVGLPVSVDMELGYSSHIEGIKRNVARIIEAGAVGINIEDGYPSVNGRNARLEDLSRQIEVIEAIREVKTDLGIPFVINARTCAYWLKIGVESSRLGLAIERGNAFANAGADCVFIPGALSEDIVKELVEGIDVPLNTIANPAFHDFERLNEIGVRRLSIGSGAVRAVFAALMGVSESLFVDGDIKPMLNHELTYDAANLFFRKLRSFQGR; encoded by the coding sequence ATGGACTTGCAGAGACAGATTTATCTGGCAGAAACTTTCCAATCACTGCACAGGGCGAATGAGATGTTCGTTTTGCCCAATGCTTGGAACGGTGGGTCGGCGGTCGTATTTGAAAAGCAAGGTTTTAAAGCGATCGGTACGACTAGTGCGGGGATTGCGTATGCGATGGGGTATGCGGATGGTGAGCAAATTACAATCGATGATTTGTGTTATGTGACGAAGCAGATGACGTCCCGGGTTGGGTTGCCGGTGTCAGTGGATATGGAATTGGGGTATAGCAGTCACATTGAAGGCATCAAACGCAATGTTGCGCGGATCATAGAAGCGGGGGCTGTGGGGATTAATATTGAGGATGGGTATCCGTCTGTGAATGGGCGTAATGCAAGGCTTGAGGATCTGAGCCGACAGATTGAAGTGATCGAGGCGATTCGTGAAGTTAAGACAGATTTGGGGATTCCATTTGTCATTAATGCTCGAACATGTGCTTACTGGCTGAAGATTGGTGTAGAGTCGAGCCGTCTTGGGTTGGCGATTGAACGTGGTAACGCATTTGCGAATGCGGGTGCGGATTGTGTGTTCATTCCCGGTGCGTTGAGTGAAGATATTGTGAAGGAATTGGTCGAGGGGATTGATGTGCCGTTGAATACGATTGCGAATCCAGCATTTCATGATTTTGAGAGATTGAATGAGATTGGTGTGAGGCGGTTGAGCATTGGGTCTGGGGCGGTGCGAGCGGTTTTTGCGGCGTTGATGGGTGTTTCGGAAAGCTTGTTTGTGGATGGCGATATCAAGCCGATGTTGAATCATGAACTAACGTATGATGCGGCAAATCTTTTTTTTAGGAAATTGCGGTCGTTTCAAGGCCGATAA
- a CDS encoding transaldolase family protein, whose amino-acid sequence MSSPLRSLVECGTKLWLDSIDPDEIQLNKKRGATGATSNPIIISKLINTGRFDSVMQQLFQQGFDDNAVAWQMTDKLVSLAQKEFISTWERTLGNDGYVSFELDPLLEDNQLGPSHEERVRKYIELGKKWSASQKNRMIKVPATAAGLDALEDLAAAGITINVTLIFTERQYEIARENLWRGRQRFGQLDNFKSVYSIFVSRVDVYTEQHVTNLTPQAQGLVGIVNAKRIWSSNQAWWREKKLPLEQEIIFASTGTKNPQDSPDKYVEALAGSDIQTNPPETNDAVEKLGKSYMRRVNQLPASEILNDIDHKVDMTLLEETLMREGTEKFADPFKQLLSNIAEKRRKLAVA is encoded by the coding sequence ATGTCTTCTCCACTCCGTTCTCTTGTTGAATGTGGCACTAAGCTATGGTTAGACTCCATTGATCCAGATGAAATCCAACTCAATAAAAAACGCGGCGCCACCGGCGCAACCTCCAATCCCATCATCATTTCAAAACTCATCAACACCGGCCGCTTCGACAGCGTCATGCAACAACTCTTCCAGCAAGGCTTCGACGACAACGCCGTCGCTTGGCAGATGACCGACAAACTCGTCTCCCTCGCACAAAAAGAATTCATCTCAACCTGGGAACGCACCCTCGGAAACGATGGCTACGTCTCCTTCGAACTCGACCCACTCCTCGAAGACAATCAACTCGGCCCATCCCACGAAGAACGTGTCCGAAAGTACATCGAACTCGGTAAAAAATGGTCCGCCAGCCAAAAAAATCGCATGATCAAAGTCCCCGCCACCGCCGCAGGCCTCGACGCGCTCGAAGATCTCGCCGCTGCAGGCATCACCATCAACGTCACACTTATCTTCACTGAACGCCAATACGAGATCGCTCGCGAAAACCTATGGCGAGGACGCCAACGCTTCGGCCAACTCGATAACTTCAAATCAGTCTATTCCATCTTCGTTTCACGTGTCGATGTCTACACCGAACAACACGTCACCAACCTCACACCACAAGCGCAAGGCCTTGTCGGCATTGTCAATGCAAAACGCATCTGGTCTTCAAACCAAGCATGGTGGCGCGAGAAAAAACTACCGCTCGAGCAGGAAATCATCTTCGCAAGTACCGGCACCAAGAACCCTCAAGATTCACCCGACAAATACGTCGAAGCCCTCGCCGGCAGCGACATCCAAACCAATCCGCCCGAAACGAACGACGCTGTCGAGAAGCTCGGTAAATCCTATATGCGGCGAGTCAACCAACTCCCAGCCTCCGAAATCCTCAACGACATCGATCATAAAGTCGACATGACGCTACTCGAAGAAACACTCATGCGCGAAGGCACCGAAAAATTCGCCGACCCATTCAAACAACTACTCAGCAACATCGCTGAAAAACGACGCAAACTTGCCGTCGCCTAA